A part of Aegilops tauschii subsp. strangulata cultivar AL8/78 chromosome 2, Aet v6.0, whole genome shotgun sequence genomic DNA contains:
- the LOC109774908 gene encoding probable WRKY transcription factor 2: MDGHTHLAMEWKDQSPGPDCSMLPSFLTDPFPADPLVEDCDGGNDGSEGGGFERHGLSVAVGSPQEEGKPVTPHFGQRSSSSSSLSERMQARAGFSVAKLSMPGSEYSGAQSPYLTIPPGLSPASLLESPVFLSNAMGQSSPTTGKLLMLGDTNNNNNARLEPPSVEDGPRAFSFKALDLKSSQYTAEGKKGSLPNSQHPSAPSRDVPVKTETNIQTTTQGANPLGHLNQAQLNNGQDLMKRSYHDCNNKRNRLAADSATAGGDNNASPTPPATAVDSEAAKGDYPAAVATAAPAEDGYSWRKYGQKQVKHSEYPRSYYKCTHPSCQVKKKVERSHEGHVTEIIYKGTHNHPRPAAQSRRPAGGAQVHPFNDAQMDAPADNNNNGYGNAGGSQPNAEARSLWHAGVAVQDWRGDGLEATSPPSVPGELCDSSASMQVHDGAARFESPEGGVDVTSAVSDEVDGDDRVAHGSMSQGQGAADTTEGDELESKRRKLESCAIDMSTASRAVREPRVVIQTTSEVDILDDGYRWRKYGQKVVKGNPNPRSYYKCTHPGCSVRKHVERASHDLKSVITTYEGKHNHEVPAARNGGHGSSAASGGTGASQLSHARRAEPPSVQDGLMRLGGCGAPFGLPPRDPLGPMSNYPYSLGGGHPGLPSLPMPSGLGAVEGLKLPMLSPSLHSVFRQRQAMETAAGFRVPKGEVKDEAAGAGAGAGGGAAAAAYPQMMNRLPLGHRM; this comes from the exons ATGGACGGCCACACCCACCTAGCCATGGAGTGGAAGGACCAGAGCCCAGGGCCAGACTGCAGCATGCTGCCGAGCTTCCTCACCGACCCGTTCCCCGCGGACCCCCTGGTGGAGGACTGCGACGGCGGCAACGACGGCTCCGAGGGGGGCGGGTTCGAGAGGCACGGCCTGTCGGTGGCCGTGGGCTCGCCTCAGGAGGAAGGGAAGCCGGTGACGCCGCACTTCGGCCAGAGGTCCAGCTCCAGCAGCAGCCTCTCCGAGCGGATGCAGGCCAGAGCTGGGTTCAGCGTCGCCAAGCTCAGCATGCCTGGCAGCGAATATTCAGGAGCCCAGTCGCCTTACCTGACCATCCCGCCCGGCCTCAGCCCGGCGTCGCTGCTGGAATCGCCCGTGTTCCTCTCCAATGCCATG GGCCAGTCCTCGCCAACCACTGGGAAGTTACTCATGCTTGGTGATACCAATAACAACAATAATGCTCGGCTTGAACCTCCATCAGTTGAAGATGGTCCCCGTGCATTTTCTTTCAAGGCTTTGGATCTAAAATCATCACAGTACACCGCTGAAGGGAAGAAG GGATCTCTACCCAACAGTCAGCACCCATCAGCACCAAGCAGAGATGTTCCTGTCAAGACAGAAACCAACATTCAGACAACAACTCAAGGCGCCAATCCGTTGGGCCATCTGAACCAAGCGCAGTTGAACAATGGGCAAGACCTCATGAAGCGCAGCTACCATGACTGCAACAACAAGCGCAACCGTCTCGCAGCTGACAGCGCCACGGCAGGCGGCGACAACAACGCGTCGCCTACCCCACCGGCGACGGCGGTGGACAGTGAGGCGGCGAAGGGAGACTACCCTGCTGCGGTGGCCACGGCCGCGCCGGCCGAGGACGGGTACAGCTGGAGGAAGTACGGGCAGAAGCAGGTGAAGCACAGCGAGTACCCGCGGAGCTACTACAAGTGCACGCACCCCAGTTGCCAGGTGAAGAAGAAGGTGGAGCGGTCGCACGAGGGCCACGTCACGGAGATCATCTACAAGGGCACGCACAACCACCCCAGGCCCGCCGCCCAGAGCCGCCGACCTGCCGGCGGCGCGCAGGTTCACCCGTTCAATGACGCGCAGATGGACGCGCCCGcggacaacaacaacaacggctACGGCAATGCTGGTGGCTCGCAGCCGAACGCGGAGGCGAGGTCGCTGTGGCACGCGGGCGTGGCTGTCCAGGACTGGCGCGGCGATGGGCTGGAGGCCACGTCGCCCCCCTCGGTGCCCGGCGAGCTCTGCGACTCGTCGGCTTCGATGCAGGTCCATGACGGCGCCGCCCGGTTCGAGTCCCCGGAGGGCGGCGTGGATGTCACGTCTGCCGTGTCTGATGAGGTGGACGGGGATGACAGGGTGGCCCATGGCAGCATGTCCCAGGGCCAGGGCGCTGCCGACACCACCGAGGGAGATGAACTCGAGTCCAAGAGAAG GAAGCTGGAGTCGTGCGCCATTGACATGAGCACTGCGTCCAGAGCTGTGCGCGAGCCTCGCGTCGTGATCCAGACGACGAGCGAGGTGGACATCCTCGACGACGGCTATCGCTGGCGCAAGTACGGGCAGAAGGTCGTCAAGGGCAACCCGAATCCAAG GAGCTACTACAAGTGCACGCACCCGGGGTGCTCGGTGCGGAAGCACGTGGAGCGCGCGTCGCACGACCTCAAGTCCGTGATCACCACGTACGAGGGCAAGCACAACCACGAGGTCCCGGCCGCGAGGAACGGCGGCCACGGGAGCTCGGCGGCGTCCGGCGGCACGGGGGCATCGCAGCTGTCCCACGCGCGCAGGGCGGAGCCGCCGTCGGTGCAGGACGGGCTGATGAGGCTGGGCGGCTGCGGCGCGCCCTTCGGCCTGCCGCCGAGGGACCCGCTGGGGCCGATGAGCAACTACCCGTACTCGCTCGGCGGCGGCCACCCGGGGCTGCCGAGCCTGCCGATGCCGTCGGGGCTCGGCGCCGTGGAGGGGCTGAAGCTCCCCATGCTGTCCCCGTCGCTGCACTCGGTGTTCAGGCAGAGGCAGGCGATGGAGACGGCGGCGGGGTTCAGGGTGCCCAAGGGCGAGGTGAAGGACGAGGCCGCCGGGGCCGGCGCTGGCGCTGGGGGCGGCGCGGCCGCGGCGGCGTATCCGCAGATGATGAACAGGCTGCCCCTGGGGCATCGGATGTAG